A part of Primulina eburnea isolate SZY01 chromosome 10, ASM2296580v1, whole genome shotgun sequence genomic DNA contains:
- the LOC140803725 gene encoding uncharacterized protein yields MKGGTSESFGNDPIDDNDIGLDDVSIGDDEDSLDGSIHESDEDVDSNSSTENDAGDDKRRSQPKPHNEKATECWYNDIELEDELISLASSDDDDSCPKHHVFSERMNMKRFELVVGMKFKDVHEFRSVLVDWTVRSGVELVFKKNEKRRVTAVCKDGCEWRLHTSLVMGGPTFRIKTLTGKHTCVRASSNKLATYKYLSKRIEMIVCENPTIPVDKLKRLIRRKCNVDVSKYKTYRAKKAALEKLKGNFKDQYLKLWDYCEIVRKYNPGSKILVKRDHSFFVPKFQRMYFSLQALKSGFLAGCRPVIGLDGCFLKTNYGGQLLVAIGRDGNENVFPISMAVMQVENFDNWRWFISELLEGIGFERWTFISDGQKGLLEALNELAPECEHRFCVRHLYQNFARKHPGLELKRMLWAAASTTNKNEFAMWMKRIEAANRKTSPDHETTAEWLNKIPPAHWARSHFLISSFSDVIVNNKQE; encoded by the coding sequence ATGAAGGGAGGGACAAGTGAGTCATTTGGGAATGACCCGATAGATGATAATGACATTGGACTTGATGATGTTTCAATTGGAGATGATGAAGACTCATTAGATGGTAGCATTCATGAATCTGATGAGGATGTTGATTCAAACTCTTCTACAGAGAATGATGCAGGAGATGATAAAAGAAGAAGCCAACCGAAGCCACATAATGAAAAGGCCACAGAGTGTTGGTATAACGACATTGAGTTAGAGGATGAACTTATTAGTTTGGCAagttctgatgatgatgattctTGTCCAAAACATCATGTCTTCTCTGAGAGAATGAACATGAAAAGGTTTGAACTGGTAGTGGGTATGAAATTCAAAGATGTGCATGAATTTAGAAGTGTTCTTGTTGATTGGACTGTGAGATCTGGAGTGGAGCTAGTATTTAAAAAGAATGAGAAAAGAAGGGTTACTGCAGTGTGCAAGGATGGATGTGAATGGAGATTGCATACCAGTTTGGTAATGGGAGGGCCAACATTTCGAATAAAAACTCTTACTGGAAAACATACATGTGTTAGGGCCAGTAGCAACAAGTTGGCAACGTATAAATACTTGTCTAAAAGGATTGAAATGATTGTGTGCGAGAATCCTACAATTCCAGTGGACAAGCTTAAAAGACTTATCAGAAGAAAATGTAATGTAGATGTGAGTAAATATAAAACATACAGGGCCAAGAAAGCTGCTCTAGAAAAACTTAAAGGAAATTTTAAAGATCAATATCTTAAACTTTGGGATTACTGTGAGATTGTTAGGAAATATAACCCAGGTAGCAAGATTTTAGTGAAAAGGGATCACTCATTTTTTGTGCCTAAATTTCAAAGAATGTATTTTAGTCTTCAAGCATTGAAGTCTGGGTTTTTAGCTGGTTGTCGACCTGTTATAGGTCTTGATGGATGTTTCTTGAAAACAAATTACGGTGGACAACTTCTAGTAGCTATTGGCAGAGATGGAAATGAAAATGTTTTCCCAATATCAATGGCAGTGATGCAAGTGGAGAATTTTGATAATTGGAGATGGTTCATTAGTGAGTTGTTGGAAGGCATCGGATTCGAGAGATGGACATTCATCAGTGACGGACAAAAGGGGCTGTTAGAGGCGCTTAATGAGCTTGCACCAGAGTGTGAACACAGATTTTGTGTACGCCATTTGTACCAAAATTTTGCAAGAAAGCATCCTGGTTTAGAATTGAAAAGAATGTTGTGGGCAGCCGCAAGTACAACAAACAAGAATGAGTTTGCTATGTGGATGAAAAGAATAGAAGCAGCTAATAGAAAGACTTCTCCAGATCATGAGACTACAGCTGAATGGTTGAACAAAATCCCACCTGCTCATTGGGCCAGGTCTCATTTCCTTATTTCTTCATTTTCCGATGTTATTGTTAATAACAAACAAGAATGA
- the LOC140842753 gene encoding probable RNA-dependent RNA polymerase 5 isoform X2, protein MSASSSNSQEVPLPESVETILRDICQLQSQPPIKNYARRLLAEIGEQASMEILAMISSQRIYTSFSGYIATLVKKYYPAQASLVLSGSQSSPTSFGSVWSPSCTSPFSSPQNRNAGSQSPESNFVQNCTTSNLQKPGRQKIQVSLGDETRERGSPSIRPLSPFTPDVNNCQLNGAMKPITVSQQLLILSRLEFRKLFLVLSYIGRKNLEDVISLDDTRDIYSKKDLPMASFESEIWSSYGKNCCHESDRSEYFDWDSGKAHIYFCYIHQDGSYHFKGPYLNSTRTHLQRCLGDDSILTVKFLKDGMSDLGNISEGVLVGLRRYRFFVFKDERKRQKKVRTEEQNTYSSVKCYFVHIDSGVPGSEDNNYILYGKSVTEARGLFMHIHMVSTIEKYMARFSLILSKTIKLHIDFHAVNVEEIEDIPFKDENGNIIYDEDGKPMFHTDGTGFISEDLAMKCPKDFSAAMYIKDSSFETHLVDTRSNDPPLLMQCRLFYNGCAVKGTLLVNKKLERGTIHIRPSMIKVERDCTFTKEETFNSLEIVDFSRKPGRTTLSKNLIALLSYGNVPPEFFLSLLINALEDSRNVYTNRSSALRVASHNDGLQYGFLAQRMISSGIPLNEPYLQHCLWNLEKNEKSNLKAGKLPISETFYLMGTADPTGILNYDEVCVILHHGQVSGKVLVYRNPGLHFGDIHVMKAIYLRELEEVVGNAKYGIFFSTKGWRSAPYEMATGDFDGDMYWVSRNPELLEYYQPSDPWCRVYPSQKSNNRNPQQFSPVELECELLRLFSEARRPSFIIATAADSWLSFMDRLLTIQCASEKDCLRRKIIQLIDIYYDALDAPKSGKKINFPNYLKAEQYPHYMQRGADITYNSFSILGQIYNRMEKSKDEASPAKDIWKLPCFDVQIPAEYVNMWRIRYGDYRKDMTKALKSCSEVKNDAADEMLYDAPDIEESEKNTEQIYEEAVAIYNVTYDHAISCNEVGRCSFCWRVAGSALFDIYAWKASGSKERPIVILPSVLREILH, encoded by the exons ATGTCTGCTTCATCTTCAAACTCTCAAGAAGTTCCTCTCCCGGAGTCCGTGGAGACGATCCTACGCGATATTTGCCAGCTGCAGTCCCAACCGCCGATCAAGAACTATGCCCGACGGTTGCTCGCCGAGATTGGCGAGCAAGCTTCCATGGAGATCCTCGCGATGATCTCATCTCAACGTATTTATACTTCTTTCAGTGGTTACATTGCTACTCTCGTCAAGAAGTACTACCCTGCTCAGGCCTCTCTTGTGCTCTCCGGTTCTCAGTCTTCCCCCACCAGTTTCGGCAGTGTGTGGTCACCTTCCTGTACTTCTCCTTTCAGTTCTCCACAGAATCGGA ATGCTGGAAGCCAGTCCCCAGAGTCAAATTTTGTCCAGAACTGTACCACATCAAATTTGCAAAAACCAGGGCGACAAAAAATCCAGGTGTCATTGGGAGATGAAACTCGAGAAAGGGGAAGCCCCAGTATTAGACCACTGTCCCCATTTACCCCTGATGTAAATAATTGTCAACTTAATGGGGCAATGAAACCCATCACAGTTAGTCAGCAGTTGTTGATCCTGAGTAGACTCGAATTCAGGAAATTATTTTTGGTTTTGAGCTACATTGGGAG GAAAAATTTGGAAGATGTAATCTCCTTGGATGATACCAGGGACATTTATAGTAAGAAAGATCTACCGATGGCAAGTTTTGAAAGTGAAATCTGGTCTTCCTATGGAAAGAACTGTTGTCATGAATCAGATCGCAGTGAG TACTTTGATTGGGATTCTGGGAAAGCCcatatttatttttgttatattcACCAAGATGGAAGTTATCATTTCAAG GGTCCATATTTAAATAGTACGAGAACTCACTTACAAAGGTGTTTGGGAGATGATAGCATATTGACAGTCAAGTTCTTAAAGGATGGCATGAGTGACCTTGGCAATATCTCTGAAGGGGTTCTTGTCGGTCTAAGGCGCTATCGATTTTTTG TTTTCAAAGATGAACGAAAACGACAAAAAAAGGTCCGAACAGAAGAGCAGAACACATATAGTTCTGTGAAGTGCTATTTTGTTCATATTGACTCTGGTGTCCCTGGTAGTGAAGACAACAATTATATTTTGTATGGAAAAAGTGTCACTGAAGCAAGGGGCCTCTTTATGCACATACACATGGTCTCGACCATTGAAAAGTACATGGCAAG GTTTTCCCTTATCCTTTCTAAGACGATAAAGCTTCATATTGATTTTCATGCTGTTAATGTTGAAGAAATTGAAGATATACCTTTCAag GATGAGAATGGCAATATTATCTATGATGAAGATGGGAAGCCTATGTTTCATACTGATGGAACAGGATTTATTTCAGAAGATTTAGCAATGAAGTGTCCTAAAGATTTTTCTGCGGCGATGTACATCAAAGACAGTAGTTTTGAG ACACATCTTGTAGATACAAGGAGTAATGATCCG CCTTTGCTGATGCAATGTCGATTATTCTACAATGGTTGTGCTGTTAAAGGGACACTTCTTGTTAACAAAAAG CTTGAACGTGGAACAATTCATATTAGGCCTTCGATGATTAAGGTTGAGAGAGATTGCACATTTACAAAGGAGGAAACTTTCAACTCATTGGAGATTGTCGATTTTAG TCGTAAGCCTGGCAGAACTACTCTATCAAAAAATTTGATTGCTCTGTTAAGCTATGGGAATGTTCCACCAGAATTCTTTCTAAGTTTGCTTATTAATGCACTGGAAGACTCTCGAAATGTGTACACAAATAGGAGTTCAGCTCTGAGAG TTGCTTCTCATAATGATGGTCTACAGTACGGTTTTCTGGCACAGAGAATGATTTCATCTGGGATACCCCTCAATGAGCCGTATCTCCAACACTGTTTATGGAATCTAGAGAAGAATGAGAAGTCTAATTTAAAAGCTGGAAAGTTACCAATCAGCGAAACCTTTTATCTAATGGGAACAGCTGATCCAACTGGAATATTAAACTATGATGAAGTTTGTGTTATCCT CCACCATGGTCAAGTTTCGGGGAAGGTATTAGTTTATCGAAATCCTGGATTGCATTTTGGAGATATTCATGTTATGAAGGCCATATATTTGAGGGAATTGGAAGAGGTTGTCGGTAATGCTAAATATGGTATATTCTTTTCCACTAAAGGCTGGAGGTCAGCTCCTTATGAAATGGCAACCGGTGACTTTGATGGAGACATGTATTGGGTCTCAAGAAATCCTGAG CTATTGGAGTATTACCAACCAAGTGACCCGTGGTGTCGTGTCTACCCGTCACAAAAGTCAAATAACAGAAACCCGCAACAATTTTCACCAGTGGAGTTAGAATGTGAACTTCTTCGACTTTTCTCAGAAGCTAGAAGACCGAG CTTCATCATAGCGACAGCAGCTGATAGCTGGCTTTCATTTATGGATCGGCTGCTGACAATACAATGTGCCTCAGAAAAGGATTGCTTGAGGAGAAAGATTATTCAACTGATAGATATATATTATGATGCATTAGATGCACCTAAAAGTGGGAAAAAG ATCAATTTTCCAAATTATTTGAAAGCAGAGCAGTATCCACATTACATGCAAAGGGGCGCTGACATTACCTACAATTCCTTTTCCATATTGGGTCAAATTTATAATAGAATGGAGAAATCAAAAGATGAGGCTTCCCCAGCAAAAG ATATCTGGAAATTACCATGTTTCGATGTTCAAATACCTGCGGAATATGTCAATATGTGGAGAATCAGGTATGGCGATTATCGCAAGGACATGACAAAAGCCTTGAAATCTTGCAGTGAAGTGAAGAATGATGCTGCAGATGAG ATGTTATACGATGCTCCTGACATAGAAGAAAGTGAAAAGAATACGGAGCAGATCTATGAGGAAGCAGTTGCTATATATAATGTGACTTACGACCATGCAATAAGTTGCAATGAAGTAGGAAGATGCAGTTTTTGTTGGAGAGTTGCAGGATCAGCTCTATTTGATATTTATGCATGGAAAGCATCAGGATCAAAGGAGAGGCCAATTGTGATTTTGCCATCTGTGCTACGAGAAATCTTACACTAA
- the LOC140842753 gene encoding probable RNA-dependent RNA polymerase 5 isoform X1, protein MSASSSNSQEVPLPESVETILRDICQLQSQPPIKNYARRLLAEIGEQASMEILAMISSQRIYTSFSGYIATLVKKYYPAQASLVLSGSQSSPTSFGSVWSPSCTSPFSSPQNRNAGSQSPESNFVQNCTTSNLQKPGRQKIQVSLGDETRERGSPSIRPLSPFTPDVNNCQLNGAMKPITVSQQLLILSRLEFRKLFLVLSYIGRKNLEDVISLDDTRDIYSKKDLPMASFESEIWSSYGKNCCHESDRSEYFDWDSGKAHIYFCYIHQDGSYHFKGPYLNSTRTHLQRCLGDDSILTVKFLKDGMSDLGNISEGVLVGLRRYRFFVFKDERKRQKKVRTEEQNTYSSVKCYFVHIDSGVPGSEDNNYILYGKSVTEARGLFMHIHMVSTIEKYMARFSLILSKTIKLHIDFHAVNVEEIEDIPFKDENGNIIYDEDGKPMFHTDGTGFISEDLAMKCPKDFSAAMYIKDSSFETHLVDTRSNDPPLLMQCRLFYNGCAVKGTLLVNKKLERGTIHIRPSMIKVERDCTFTKEETFNSLEIVDFSRKPGRTTLSKNLIALLSYGNVPPEFFLSLLINALEDSRNVYTNRSSALRVASHNDGLQYGFLAQRMISSGIPLNEPYLQHCLWNLEKNEKSNLKAGKLPISETFYLMGTADPTGILNYDEVCVILHHGQVSGKVLVYRNPGLHFGDIHVMKAIYLRELEEVVGNAKYGIFFSTKGWRSAPYEMATGDFDGDMYWVSRNPELLEYYQPSDPWCRVYPSQKSNNRNPQQFSPVELECELLRLFSEARRPSFIIATAADSWLSFMDRLLTIQCASEKDCLRRKIIQLIDIYYDALDAPKSGKKINFPNYLKAEQYPHYMQRGADITYNSFSILGQIYNRMEKSKDEASPAKDIWKLPCFDVQIPAEYVNMWRIRYGDYRKDMTKALKSCSEVKNDAADEVIRKYKQMLYDAPDIEESEKNTEQIYEEAVAIYNVTYDHAISCNEVGRCSFCWRVAGSALFDIYAWKASGSKERPIVILPSVLREILH, encoded by the exons ATGTCTGCTTCATCTTCAAACTCTCAAGAAGTTCCTCTCCCGGAGTCCGTGGAGACGATCCTACGCGATATTTGCCAGCTGCAGTCCCAACCGCCGATCAAGAACTATGCCCGACGGTTGCTCGCCGAGATTGGCGAGCAAGCTTCCATGGAGATCCTCGCGATGATCTCATCTCAACGTATTTATACTTCTTTCAGTGGTTACATTGCTACTCTCGTCAAGAAGTACTACCCTGCTCAGGCCTCTCTTGTGCTCTCCGGTTCTCAGTCTTCCCCCACCAGTTTCGGCAGTGTGTGGTCACCTTCCTGTACTTCTCCTTTCAGTTCTCCACAGAATCGGA ATGCTGGAAGCCAGTCCCCAGAGTCAAATTTTGTCCAGAACTGTACCACATCAAATTTGCAAAAACCAGGGCGACAAAAAATCCAGGTGTCATTGGGAGATGAAACTCGAGAAAGGGGAAGCCCCAGTATTAGACCACTGTCCCCATTTACCCCTGATGTAAATAATTGTCAACTTAATGGGGCAATGAAACCCATCACAGTTAGTCAGCAGTTGTTGATCCTGAGTAGACTCGAATTCAGGAAATTATTTTTGGTTTTGAGCTACATTGGGAG GAAAAATTTGGAAGATGTAATCTCCTTGGATGATACCAGGGACATTTATAGTAAGAAAGATCTACCGATGGCAAGTTTTGAAAGTGAAATCTGGTCTTCCTATGGAAAGAACTGTTGTCATGAATCAGATCGCAGTGAG TACTTTGATTGGGATTCTGGGAAAGCCcatatttatttttgttatattcACCAAGATGGAAGTTATCATTTCAAG GGTCCATATTTAAATAGTACGAGAACTCACTTACAAAGGTGTTTGGGAGATGATAGCATATTGACAGTCAAGTTCTTAAAGGATGGCATGAGTGACCTTGGCAATATCTCTGAAGGGGTTCTTGTCGGTCTAAGGCGCTATCGATTTTTTG TTTTCAAAGATGAACGAAAACGACAAAAAAAGGTCCGAACAGAAGAGCAGAACACATATAGTTCTGTGAAGTGCTATTTTGTTCATATTGACTCTGGTGTCCCTGGTAGTGAAGACAACAATTATATTTTGTATGGAAAAAGTGTCACTGAAGCAAGGGGCCTCTTTATGCACATACACATGGTCTCGACCATTGAAAAGTACATGGCAAG GTTTTCCCTTATCCTTTCTAAGACGATAAAGCTTCATATTGATTTTCATGCTGTTAATGTTGAAGAAATTGAAGATATACCTTTCAag GATGAGAATGGCAATATTATCTATGATGAAGATGGGAAGCCTATGTTTCATACTGATGGAACAGGATTTATTTCAGAAGATTTAGCAATGAAGTGTCCTAAAGATTTTTCTGCGGCGATGTACATCAAAGACAGTAGTTTTGAG ACACATCTTGTAGATACAAGGAGTAATGATCCG CCTTTGCTGATGCAATGTCGATTATTCTACAATGGTTGTGCTGTTAAAGGGACACTTCTTGTTAACAAAAAG CTTGAACGTGGAACAATTCATATTAGGCCTTCGATGATTAAGGTTGAGAGAGATTGCACATTTACAAAGGAGGAAACTTTCAACTCATTGGAGATTGTCGATTTTAG TCGTAAGCCTGGCAGAACTACTCTATCAAAAAATTTGATTGCTCTGTTAAGCTATGGGAATGTTCCACCAGAATTCTTTCTAAGTTTGCTTATTAATGCACTGGAAGACTCTCGAAATGTGTACACAAATAGGAGTTCAGCTCTGAGAG TTGCTTCTCATAATGATGGTCTACAGTACGGTTTTCTGGCACAGAGAATGATTTCATCTGGGATACCCCTCAATGAGCCGTATCTCCAACACTGTTTATGGAATCTAGAGAAGAATGAGAAGTCTAATTTAAAAGCTGGAAAGTTACCAATCAGCGAAACCTTTTATCTAATGGGAACAGCTGATCCAACTGGAATATTAAACTATGATGAAGTTTGTGTTATCCT CCACCATGGTCAAGTTTCGGGGAAGGTATTAGTTTATCGAAATCCTGGATTGCATTTTGGAGATATTCATGTTATGAAGGCCATATATTTGAGGGAATTGGAAGAGGTTGTCGGTAATGCTAAATATGGTATATTCTTTTCCACTAAAGGCTGGAGGTCAGCTCCTTATGAAATGGCAACCGGTGACTTTGATGGAGACATGTATTGGGTCTCAAGAAATCCTGAG CTATTGGAGTATTACCAACCAAGTGACCCGTGGTGTCGTGTCTACCCGTCACAAAAGTCAAATAACAGAAACCCGCAACAATTTTCACCAGTGGAGTTAGAATGTGAACTTCTTCGACTTTTCTCAGAAGCTAGAAGACCGAG CTTCATCATAGCGACAGCAGCTGATAGCTGGCTTTCATTTATGGATCGGCTGCTGACAATACAATGTGCCTCAGAAAAGGATTGCTTGAGGAGAAAGATTATTCAACTGATAGATATATATTATGATGCATTAGATGCACCTAAAAGTGGGAAAAAG ATCAATTTTCCAAATTATTTGAAAGCAGAGCAGTATCCACATTACATGCAAAGGGGCGCTGACATTACCTACAATTCCTTTTCCATATTGGGTCAAATTTATAATAGAATGGAGAAATCAAAAGATGAGGCTTCCCCAGCAAAAG ATATCTGGAAATTACCATGTTTCGATGTTCAAATACCTGCGGAATATGTCAATATGTGGAGAATCAGGTATGGCGATTATCGCAAGGACATGACAAAAGCCTTGAAATCTTGCAGTGAAGTGAAGAATGATGCTGCAGATGAGGTGATCAGGAAGTACAAGCAG ATGTTATACGATGCTCCTGACATAGAAGAAAGTGAAAAGAATACGGAGCAGATCTATGAGGAAGCAGTTGCTATATATAATGTGACTTACGACCATGCAATAAGTTGCAATGAAGTAGGAAGATGCAGTTTTTGTTGGAGAGTTGCAGGATCAGCTCTATTTGATATTTATGCATGGAAAGCATCAGGATCAAAGGAGAGGCCAATTGTGATTTTGCCATCTGTGCTACGAGAAATCTTACACTAA